One segment of Vagococcus martis DNA contains the following:
- a CDS encoding formate--tetrahydrofolate ligase, producing the protein MAHLSDIEIANSVEMKPIKEVAAPLGLKEEDLTLYGNYKAKLDARELTRLENEKDGKLILVTAITPTPAGEGKTTTSVGLADAFTKLGKKAMIALREPSLGPVFGVKGGAAGGGHAQVVPMEDINLHFTGDFHAIGAANNLLAALIDNHIHHGNALGIDSRNITWKRVVDMNDRQLRHIVNGLQGRVNGVPREDGYDITVASEIMAVLCLSNDIDDLKEKLKNMVVAYNFEGKPVTAGDLKAEGAMAALLKDAIHPNLVQTLEHTPAIIHGGPFANIAHGCNSIIATKMAMKYADYAITEAGFGADLGAEKFIDIKCRLGNIKPDAVVLVATIRALKMHGGIPKKKLEPENVEAVVKGLTNLDKHIENIQDVYGLPVVVAINKFPLDTDAEIEAVEKACKERGVEVVLSDVWANGGEGGIELAEKVMELAEQDNSFSYVYDLEDSIEEKLTKIVQKVYGGKGIELTGPAKKQLKQLEELGYDKLPICMAKTQYSFSDDATLVGAPKDFTITIKNLKVSAGAGFIVALTGAVMTMPGLPKSPASERIDIDEEGNITGLF; encoded by the coding sequence ATGGCACATTTATCAGATATCGAAATCGCAAATTCAGTTGAAATGAAACCAATTAAAGAGGTAGCGGCTCCATTAGGATTAAAAGAAGAGGATTTAACACTTTATGGTAATTATAAAGCGAAATTAGATGCTCGTGAATTAACTAGGCTAGAAAATGAAAAAGACGGTAAATTAATTTTAGTAACTGCTATTACACCAACTCCAGCTGGAGAAGGAAAAACAACAACATCTGTTGGGTTAGCTGATGCCTTTACTAAATTAGGTAAAAAGGCAATGATCGCTTTACGTGAACCATCATTAGGACCAGTATTTGGTGTTAAAGGTGGAGCAGCAGGTGGTGGACACGCTCAAGTTGTCCCTATGGAAGATATTAACTTACATTTTACAGGTGACTTCCATGCGATAGGCGCAGCAAATAACTTGTTAGCTGCTTTGATTGATAACCATATTCATCATGGTAATGCGTTAGGTATTGATAGTCGTAACATCACATGGAAACGTGTTGTTGACATGAATGACCGTCAATTGCGTCATATTGTGAATGGATTACAAGGACGCGTCAATGGTGTTCCGAGAGAAGATGGTTATGATATTACTGTAGCATCAGAAATTATGGCTGTGTTATGTTTATCAAATGATATTGATGACTTAAAAGAAAAACTTAAAAACATGGTAGTAGCATATAATTTTGAAGGAAAACCAGTTACTGCTGGCGATTTGAAAGCAGAAGGTGCAATGGCAGCTTTACTTAAAGATGCGATTCATCCAAACTTAGTTCAAACATTAGAACACACACCAGCCATTATTCATGGTGGACCATTTGCCAATATTGCACATGGATGTAACAGTATTATCGCAACAAAAATGGCGATGAAATACGCAGATTATGCGATTACAGAAGCTGGCTTTGGAGCAGACTTAGGTGCTGAAAAATTCATCGATATTAAATGTCGTTTAGGAAATATCAAACCTGATGCTGTTGTATTAGTAGCAACAATTCGTGCACTAAAAATGCATGGTGGCATTCCTAAGAAAAAATTAGAACCAGAAAACGTAGAAGCCGTTGTTAAAGGATTAACTAACTTAGACAAACATATTGAAAACATTCAAGACGTTTATGGTTTACCTGTTGTTGTAGCAATCAACAAATTTCCATTAGATACAGATGCTGAAATCGAAGCAGTTGAAAAAGCATGTAAAGAGCGTGGCGTAGAAGTTGTTTTATCTGACGTTTGGGCTAATGGTGGCGAAGGTGGTATTGAGTTAGCTGAAAAAGTCATGGAATTAGCAGAACAAGATAATAGTTTCAGCTACGTATATGACTTAGAAGATTCAATAGAAGAAAAATTAACTAAGATTGTACAAAAAGTTTATGGCGGTAAAGGAATTGAATTAACTGGACCTGCTAAAAAACAATTGAAACAATTAGAAGAATTGGGTTACGATAAGTTGCCTATCTGTATGGCGAAAACGCAATACTCATTCTCTGATGATGCGACACTTGTTGGTGCACCAAAAGACTTTACGATTACGATTAAAAATCTCAAAGTATCTGCTGGAGCAGGTTTTATCGTAGCGTTAACTGGTGCAGTTATGACAATGCCAGGACTACCAAAATCACCTGCATCTGAAAGAATTGATATCGATGAAGAAGGTAACATTACTGGATTGTTCTAA
- a CDS encoding HutD/Ves family protein has translation MSYHLFKQNDHQTSRWSGGETTQVFLYPPTGKYEPGKFDYRISTASVEIEESTFSALPGYKRLLMSLNHPLELTHESESFTVNKKMKPFEVDAFDGADKTKSVGKCQDFNVIFKPTYTSEMSAVSTIRDRQLLPCVRYFYYMLVDGVMTYIDQEEKHVAKLEAGDCVMVEEGRTISMISIESHQPQQSPAVVEVVVWKNEKSL, from the coding sequence ATGTCGTATCATTTATTTAAACAGAATGATCATCAAACATCTCGTTGGAGTGGGGGAGAAACGACCCAAGTGTTTCTCTACCCACCAACGGGTAAGTATGAGCCTGGAAAATTTGACTACCGCATTTCTACGGCTTCAGTAGAAATCGAAGAAAGTACATTTTCAGCGTTACCTGGCTATAAGCGTTTGTTGATGTCATTGAATCATCCATTAGAACTAACACATGAATCAGAATCGTTTACTGTTAATAAAAAAATGAAACCGTTTGAAGTTGATGCGTTTGATGGAGCAGATAAAACAAAAAGTGTAGGGAAATGTCAAGACTTTAACGTTATCTTTAAACCAACCTACACTAGTGAAATGTCTGCTGTTTCAACTATTCGTGATAGACAATTATTACCTTGTGTTCGATACTTTTACTATATGTTAGTTGATGGAGTCATGACGTATATAGACCAAGAAGAAAAACATGTTGCCAAGTTGGAAGCCGGAGATTGTGTCATGGTAGAAGAGGGTCGTACGATTTCGATGATTAGTATAGAATCTCATCAACCACAACAATCACCAGCAGTTGTCGAAGTTGTTGTTTGGAAAAATGAAAAGTCGCTCTAA